Proteins encoded by one window of Verrucomicrobiota bacterium:
- the rdgB gene encoding RdgB/HAM1 family non-canonical purine NTP pyrophosphatase, producing the protein MQTLLIATRNAHKTREIHQILGSGWDVRDLTTLPHAPEVEETGETFQDNAILKAVTISRHVTGLVLADDSGLEVDALNGAPGVRSARFAGPNATDAGNRNLLRKELAKLPGDRFPARFCCVMVLASQGEVLGTFPGVVEGEVIPAERGSGGFGYDSMFIPRGYQETFAELPLVIKNSLSHRARALAGMLEFLRS; encoded by the coding sequence ATGCAAACGCTCCTGATCGCGACCAGAAACGCGCACAAAACGCGAGAGATTCACCAGATTCTCGGGTCCGGATGGGACGTTCGAGATCTGACGACGCTGCCGCATGCGCCTGAGGTGGAAGAAACCGGCGAAACTTTCCAGGATAATGCCATTCTGAAAGCGGTAACGATTTCCAGGCACGTGACCGGGCTGGTCCTGGCCGATGATTCCGGCTTGGAAGTTGACGCCCTGAACGGCGCGCCGGGGGTTCGATCTGCGCGCTTCGCCGGTCCTAACGCCACGGACGCCGGTAACCGTAATTTGCTGCGGAAAGAACTCGCGAAGCTGCCCGGCGACCGGTTCCCGGCCCGGTTCTGCTGCGTCATGGTGCTCGCCAGCCAAGGGGAAGTACTCGGGACTTTCCCCGGTGTGGTTGAAGGCGAAGTGATCCCGGCCGAACGCGGGAGCGGCGGCTTCGGCTACGATTCGATGTTCATTCCTCGCGGTTATCAGGAGACTTTTGCCGAGCTCCCCTTAGTGATAAAAAACAGCCTCAGCCATCGCGCCCGCGCCCTCGCCGGGATGCTGGAATTCCTGCGCAGCTGA